TCGTCTTTCTGACCGAGTTCGTAATCAATGAAAGACCAGAGATCCGACTGGTTGGTTTCTTGATTGTCCTCAAATAACTCGATGAGTGATAATTGGCCTGGATGATTAAACTCATTATTAATTATTGGAGTTATATCACTATTCCAAATAGTTCGAGTTGGAATCACATCAATATTAATCGGACCAGGTAAAGTGTCTGCTTCGGAATCGACGGCTTGAATATCAAGGTTTTCAATTTCTTTATTTATGCCGGTGACGAATTTAAAATCAACCAGAGGAATTAGGGTTTGAAATTCGAACGCACCAATATCGACAGTTTCACCAAAGATCCGTTCATAACCAGTCCCACGTTGATCATTGGTTAGTTCTGCAGAAAGAGCAGCCTCATTATTACCGGCATTGATGGCAGCACTACCGGTGACTAATGCATGGGTTTTGGTTGGTCCCCCGTTGTCTCTAAGAACGGGGTCGAGTAACCCTTCTACGCTATCCTGAATGATACTGGTGTTGCTTGTGAAATTACCGATAATCTGGAAGAACGATGCAGCCGTATTTCCTGCCACAATACTATTGGTGATGGTGGATATGGTGAATTCATTCCAGTCAGGAGGAGAAGCGATCCCACCACCAGATTGTGCTGCTATATTTCCAGTGATAGTACTGTTTGTGATAATCAATGAACTTGGTCTGTCCAAAATAGATGTCAAATGGGTTGCTGATGTGTCAATTGCAGAAGCAGCAGTTCTGAATGAATAATTTGTGTTACCACGCAAGTTGCTGGGTTTTAAAGAATGAAACGTCGGTTCTATGTTCGTGTCTCTGTTCGTGTCTATTGCCCCGTTGATGAGTGATATCACATAGGAGTGTAATAAATACCCACCACTGTATTGGAAAATACCACCGCCTTTAATACCAGAGCGATTTCCTGAGACTGTGCTATTAATAAGTGAAAGATGACCTTGACTGCTGACTCCTCCTCCATAATATGTTGCTGTGTTATTTGTAAGGGTACTATTCATGATTGTAATGTTGCCAGAGGATGTCCTGATTCCTCCTCCTTCAGCAGCAGTATTTTCTAAAATTGTACTCTCCTCAATTATGAGATCACCGAGATTAAAGATTCCTCCCCCTACATCAGTTGCTGAGTTATTCTGGATTGAATTACCTCTTATTTCCATGAGGCCATCACTATTGAATATTCCTCCTCCGTTTTCCGCAGTGTTTCCTGAAAAAGTACTCTCGATGATTGAGAATCCCGTCTTTGGTGGTGTTTCAATCACATTTAGTCGAGTTACAATTGTGGCTGATGAAGAAACTACTGGCGTACCACACCAGTCGTGAAACTGTAAAGAATAAGCCTTGAAAATTCCACCACCAGAGTGAGCGGAGTTTTCGATGAAGTGACTGTTTGAAATACTAGTAAAGTTGTAAGTGGGTTCACTGGAATAGCGATAGACAGTTTTTGAGGGGTCGGCAAGATCCTGAATTGGTGTTACAACTGTATGATACAAGCCTGTGTGACCGAGCGTACCATACACACCTCCTCCATTCCCCGCAGCGACATTTCTGAAAAACGTCGTGCTAGAGATGGTCATATTCTGTACGTAATGGCCATGGCTCGAATGATAGATCCCTCCACCGTTTTGAGTGGCTTCATTTTCTGCGATCATACTATTTGAAATGGAAAGGATTTCATTGTTGAAAATTGCGCCACCATTGTCTGCGTATCCATGAGTCAGTGTGAGTCCACTGATCTCAACAGAAATGGTCGAATACATGCTGCCATCATCGATATTAAAGATCCGACTATTATAATTCCCATCAATGGTGAGTTGATCTGCATCGAGTCC
The Gimesia aquarii DNA segment above includes these coding regions:
- a CDS encoding choice-of-anchor Q domain-containing protein, translated to MLQFNWLTSLTNKLRANSTRRIQARRKCSRHHSFRVSHASLSNYIAESLEDRTLLTTFTVVNTNDSGEGSLREAIEQANANAGADIIKFDFPSLVGQTIVLTDELLISDDLTIIGLDADQLTIDGNYNSRIFNIDDGSMYSTISVEISGLTLTHGYADNGGAIFNNEILSISNSMIAENEATQNGGGIYHSSHGHYVQNMTISSTTFFRNVAAGNGGGVYGTLGHTGLYHTVVTPIQDLADPSKTVYRYSSEPTYNFTSISNSHFIENSAHSGGGIFKAYSLQFHDWCGTPVVSSSATIVTRLNVIETPPKTGFSIIESTFSGNTAENGGGIFNSDGLMEIRGNSIQNNSATDVGGGIFNLGDLIIEESTILENTAAEGGGIRTSSGNITIMNSTLTNNTATYYGGGVSSQGHLSLINSTVSGNRSGIKGGGIFQYSGGYLLHSYVISLINGAIDTNRDTNIEPTFHSLKPSNLRGNTNYSFRTAASAIDTSATHLTSILDRPSSLIITNSTITGNIAAQSGGGIASPPDWNEFTISTITNSIVAGNTAASFFQIIGNFTSNTSIIQDSVEGLLDPVLRDNGGPTKTHALVTGSAAINAGNNEAALSAELTNDQRGTGYERIFGETVDIGAFEFQTLIPLVDFKFVTGINKEIENLDIQAVDSEADTLPGPINIDVIPTRTIWNSDITPIINNEFNHPGQLSLIELFEDNQETNQSDLWSFIDYELGQKDEGTMKELLASEIRELTLSEKEYQEQDSLSDSETDEFFTSLKESSNLIAF